A stretch of the Vitis vinifera cultivar Pinot Noir 40024 chromosome 16, ASM3070453v1 genome encodes the following:
- the LOC132252683 gene encoding ABC transporter B family member 9-like yields the protein MVVVCIQGLDTMVGEHGTQLSGGQKQRIAIARAILKNPRILLLDEATSALDAESERIVQDAESERIVQDALVNVMVNQTTVVVAHRLTTIRNADIIAVVYQGKIVEQGTHGELIKDPDGAYT from the exons ATGGTTGTGGTGTGTATACAGGGGCTTGACACAATGGTGGGTGAACATGGAACTCAGCTATCTGGGGGACAGAAGCAAAGAATTGCAATTGCAAGAGCCATTTTGAAGAACCCACGAATCCTTCTTCTTGATGAAGCAACAAGTGCACTGGATGCTGAGTCTGAACGCATCGTCCAAGATGCTGAGTCTGAACGCATCGTCCAAGATGCACTAGTAAATGTAATGGTAAATCAAACTACTGTAGTTGTTGCACATCGTTTGACAACTATCAGGAATGCAGATATCATAGCAGTGGTTTATCAGGGGAAAATCGTTGAGCAAG GAACTCATGGGGAGCTGATCAAGGACCCTGATGGAGCTTACACTTAG